AACGCCAAGGGGAGACGGGTGACCTGGCGTCCGAGGCCCGCTGGCGGAGGTCCAACTGTTCGTTCGAACTCGCCACCGAGGCCCACGAAGCCGGGCGGCTGACCGTCGCGCTCGAGTTGCTGGAAACGGTCACCGATCTGGGCGTGCCCGCCACCATTCAGGATCAAGCCTGGTTTCTGCGGGGAGAGATCCTGTTCGCGATTGGCGACGCCGAGGCCGCGCTGGAGGCCTACCGGACCGTGCTGGACCTCAACCCGGCGAGAACGGGACAACTCGTACGGCGCACGCAGCGCCGAATCGATCAGATCCGTTTCGGCGACTCCGACTGATCCGGCGAATCGTCCATGGTTGGGCCCCACCGAGGGGCCCTTTGTGCTGAGGCGTTGCGGACGCCCGCTCCTGAAACCAGCCCCGCCTCACCGGGTACTGACCGTGATGTTCGAGCTTTTGTACGCAAATCCGAACCGCGCGACCTCCGTGAGGTCGCGCGTATGGGGTCCGCGGAGGACCGTCGGTGGAGTCGCCGTTCTGGCGCTGGCAGCCGCGTTGGCGGCCTGTTCGAACGCCATAGAGTTGGCGGACCTGCCCGCGGACGACATGTACGCGCGAGGCCAACAGGAACTCGATGAGGGCAATTGGAACGCGGCCATCACCGTGTTCGAGCGGTTTTCCCTCGAGTTCCCCACGCACCCGCTGATGGAGCGCGCCAGGTTCGGCGTGGGGCAGGCCTTTTTCGGGAAAAAGGAGTATCTGACCGCGTCCACGGAATTCCTCCGCCTGGTCCAGGATTATCCGGTGGGAGAGCTGGCGGACGACGCCCGCTTCATGGTCTGTCGGGCCTACGAGGAGCTGTCTCCGGAAATCCCGCTCGATCAGGAGTACACGCGAGGGGCGGTGGAGCACTGCGATGCGCTAGCCGAGTTCTACCCCGGAAGCGAGTACGCGGACAGCGCCAGGAGTACGCGCGACCGGCTCGTGGACAAGCTCGCCCAGAAGGACCTCTACAGCGCCGATTTCTACTTCCGCAACAAGGCGTACGATTCGGCGATCGTCTACCTGGAAGATCTCCTCGAAGGGTATCCCACCTCGACAGTGGCTCCGCAGGCGCTGTTGATGCTCGTCGAAATCTACGGGGAACTCGGCTACCAGTCCGAGTTGGATGACGTGCGCGGGCGGTTGCTGCGAGATTTCCCGGAGTCTCCCGAGGCGGAGGCCGCCCAGGCGTGGGCCCAGACCGGGTCGAGCACGGAGTGAGGACGGGCGTTTTCGGTGGTTCTTTCGACCCTCCGCACGTGGGACACGCGATCGTGGCGCAGTACGCGCTCGAGCGCCTCGAGCTGGAACGCGTGCTGTTCGTGCCCGCGGCGCGTCCGCCGCACAAGCGCGACCGCGCCCAGGCCCCGGCAGCGCTGCGCCTGGAGATGACCCGGGCGGCGATCGCGGACACCACGGAGTTCGAGGTCGACTCGCTGGAGCTCGATCGCGACGGACCGTCGTTCACCGTGGACACGATCGAGGCTTTGACCGCGCGGCGACCGGCGGACGAGCTGGTCCTTTTGCTGGGCGCCGATCAGTTCAATGAGTTTCACACCTGGCGCCGCCCGGGTGACATCGTCCGTAACGCTCGCGTCGCCGTGCTTGGGCGGGGTGAGGTTGACGTCGATGGCCCCGCCGTGGCGCTGCCACACGAGGTCGTCGACGTCCCGAGAATAGACGTGTCCTCCACCGAGATTCGTGAACGCGTGGCCGACGGAAAACCAATTCGGTACTTGGTGGCCGATTCGGTGCGGGCGATAATAGAACGAGAGCACCTGTACCTTGCGCGGGACGGCGAAGTCCCAGTCGCGAGAGGGGATGAAGGTTCATGCTGAAGACCGCCGTCAAGGCCATCCTGGGCTCACGGCACGAGCGCGAGGCCAAGAAGCTCGGGCCGCTGGTAGACGAGATCAACGCGATCGTCGACCGGCTGGGCGGCGTGAGCGATGACGAGCTGCGAGCGCAGACGGAGCGGCTGCGGGAGATCGTGCGAGGGCGCACCGCGGCCCTGCTCGCGCGCATCGATGAGCTGCGGGAGACAAAGCGAAGCGCCGAAGACCACGACGAGCGCGAGCGCCTCTCCGCGGACATTCGCGTGGCCGAAGAGGGGCTGACCGAGCTCACGCAGGCGGTGCTCGACGAGATCCTTCCCGAGGCGTTCGCGACCGTGAAGGAAGCCTGTCGCAGGCTGCTGGGCACGGAGATCGATGTCACCGGCCAGACCCAGGCCTGGGACATGGTGCCGTACGACGTGCAGTTGATCGGTGCGGTAGCGCTGCACAGGGGCAAGGCGACCGAGATGCAGACGGGGGAAGGCAAGACCCTCGTAGCCACCATGCCGCTGTACCTGAACGCGCTGGCGGGCCGTGGCGCTCACCTCGTCACGGTCAACAGCTATCTCGCGCAGCGCGACGCCGAGTGGATGGGCACGGTCTACCGTTACCTGGGCCTGTCGGTCGATTGCATCGACCTGTACGAGCCCGGCACCCCCGAACGGCGGGCCGCATACGCTGCCGACATCTGCTACGGCACCAACAACGAGTTCGGCTTCGACTACCTGCGCGACAACATGGTTCCCTCGCTGGAGCAGAAGGTCCAGCGAGGCCACTACTACGCGATCATCGACGAGGTCGACTCGATCCTGATCGACGAAGCGCGCACGCCGCTGATCATCAGCGGACCGGTGGCCGAGGAGCGCTCCCACGTCTACAAGCAGTACGACCCGATGGTCGGGGCGTTGCACCGCAAGCAGATGCGGATCGTGGCCGAATTGGTGGGCGACGCGGAGCGCGCGCTGGAGGCCGGAAACGAGGTCGAGGCGGGCGAGAAGCTTCTGGCGGTGCGGCGCGGCGCGCCCAAGAACAAGCGCCTGCTCAAGCTGTTCGCGGACGACCCCGGACTGCAGAAGCTCGTCAGCCAGACCGAGGCCGCCTGGATGAGGGAGAAGAAGCTCCACGAGCTGGACGAGTTGCTGTTCTTCGCGATGGACGAGAAGGGGCACCAGGTGCACCTCTCGGACAGAGGACTCGACGAGCTGTCGCCGGGCGACCCCGACGCCTTCCTGACGCCCGACCTGTCAGAGGACGTCGGTGCCATCGAGGACGACGAGTCCATACCGGTGGACCAAAAACGGGAGCGAATCCAGGCGCTCGAGTCGGAGTTCGCCGAGAAGTCGCAGAAGATCCACGTCATCCACCAGCTTCTGAAAGCCTACACGCTCTTCACCAAGGATGAGCAGTACATCGTCGAAGACGGCCAGGTTGTCATCGTCGACGAGTTCACGGGCAGGAAGATGGCGGGCCGGCGCTGGTCGGACGGGTTGCACCAGGCGGTGGAGGCCAAGGAAAGCGTGAGCGTGCGGGGGGAGACACAGACCCTCGCCACGATCACCATCCAGAACTACTTCCGCATGTACGACAAGCTGGCCGGAATGACCGGTACGGCCGAGACGGAAGAGAACGAGTTCCACCAGATCTACAACCTGGATGTGATGGTCATTCCGACCAATCGCCCGGTCGTCAGAGACGACCGCCAGGATCTGATCTTCCGCACCAAGCGCGAGAAGTTCAACGGCATCATGGACGAGGTCGAGCGGCTCAACAAGCTCGAACTGCCCGTCCTGGTCGGTACGACCTCCGTGGACGTGTCAGAAACGCTGTCCCGCATGCTCAAGCGCCGGGGCATCAAGCACAACGTGCTGAACGCCAAGTTCCACCAGCAGGAATCGGAGATCGTGCGGGAGGCGGGCCAGCCCCGGGCGGTGACCATCGCGACGAACATGGCCGGCCGCGGGACCGACATCAAACTGGGCGCGGGAGTGACCGATTCGCGCACGATCGAGTGGATTCGTTCGCGCGACCTGGACCCCGCCGACGTCGCGCCGATAGATCCGAACCGTTGGGTAGAGCCCGCCGGCAAGGCGGCCGATTTCGAGATCGAGGACGGCGGCCTGCACATAATCGGCTCGGAGCGCCACGAGTCGCGCCGGATCGATCGTCAGCTCAGGGGTCGCGCCGGGCGTCAAGGCGACCCGGGTGCGTCGCAGTTCTTTCTGTCGCTAGAAGACGATCTGATGCGCCTGTTCAACTCGGACCGCGTGGCCGCGGTGATGGACCGGATGGGGGCCGAGGAGGGCGAGGTCATCACGCACGCCCTGGTGACGAGGTCGATCGAGAAAGCGCAGCAACGCGTCGAGATGCAGAACTTCGAGGCGCGCAAGCGACTGCTGGACTACGACGACGTCATGAACCAGCAGCGCGAAGTGGTCTACGACCTACGGACCTTCGCGCTGGAGGGGGGCGAGGATCTCAAGGGCGAGATCTGGGACATGGCCTCGCAGGCGATCGAGGGCGTGGTGGACGAATACGTGCCCGAGGGGTCGCACGACGACGAATGGGAAGTCA
The DNA window shown above is from Gemmatimonadota bacterium and carries:
- the nadD gene encoding nicotinate-nucleotide adenylyltransferase: MRTGVFGGSFDPPHVGHAIVAQYALERLELERVLFVPAARPPHKRDRAQAPAALRLEMTRAAIADTTEFEVDSLELDRDGPSFTVDTIEALTARRPADELVLLLGADQFNEFHTWRRPGDIVRNARVAVLGRGEVDVDGPAVALPHEVVDVPRIDVSSTEIRERVADGKPIRYLVADSVRAIIEREHLYLARDGEVPVARGDEGSC
- the bamD gene encoding outer membrane protein assembly factor BamD, translating into MRSRVWGPRRTVGGVAVLALAAALAACSNAIELADLPADDMYARGQQELDEGNWNAAITVFERFSLEFPTHPLMERARFGVGQAFFGKKEYLTASTEFLRLVQDYPVGELADDARFMVCRAYEELSPEIPLDQEYTRGAVEHCDALAEFYPGSEYADSARSTRDRLVDKLAQKDLYSADFYFRNKAYDSAIVYLEDLLEGYPTSTVAPQALLMLVEIYGELGYQSELDDVRGRLLRDFPESPEAEAAQAWAQTGSSTE
- the secA gene encoding preprotein translocase subunit SecA, coding for MLKTAVKAILGSRHEREAKKLGPLVDEINAIVDRLGGVSDDELRAQTERLREIVRGRTAALLARIDELRETKRSAEDHDERERLSADIRVAEEGLTELTQAVLDEILPEAFATVKEACRRLLGTEIDVTGQTQAWDMVPYDVQLIGAVALHRGKATEMQTGEGKTLVATMPLYLNALAGRGAHLVTVNSYLAQRDAEWMGTVYRYLGLSVDCIDLYEPGTPERRAAYAADICYGTNNEFGFDYLRDNMVPSLEQKVQRGHYYAIIDEVDSILIDEARTPLIISGPVAEERSHVYKQYDPMVGALHRKQMRIVAELVGDAERALEAGNEVEAGEKLLAVRRGAPKNKRLLKLFADDPGLQKLVSQTEAAWMREKKLHELDELLFFAMDEKGHQVHLSDRGLDELSPGDPDAFLTPDLSEDVGAIEDDESIPVDQKRERIQALESEFAEKSQKIHVIHQLLKAYTLFTKDEQYIVEDGQVVIVDEFTGRKMAGRRWSDGLHQAVEAKESVSVRGETQTLATITIQNYFRMYDKLAGMTGTAETEENEFHQIYNLDVMVIPTNRPVVRDDRQDLIFRTKREKFNGIMDEVERLNKLELPVLVGTTSVDVSETLSRMLKRRGIKHNVLNAKFHQQESEIVREAGQPRAVTIATNMAGRGTDIKLGAGVTDSRTIEWIRSRDLDPADVAPIDPNRWVEPAGKAADFEIEDGGLHIIGSERHESRRIDRQLRGRAGRQGDPGASQFFLSLEDDLMRLFNSDRVAAVMDRMGAEEGEVITHALVTRSIEKAQQRVEMQNFEARKRLLDYDDVMNQQREVVYDLRTFALEGGEDLKGEIWDMASQAIEGVVDEYVPEGSHDDEWEVSGLEQRLVLDYLLPVAELRELHDFANPDEVQDLVLDRAHDGYHKKLEQFAENQERVLAFILLSVLDGKWRDHLYDLDHLKASIGFRSWGQKDPLIEYKKEAFDMFVDLMADVRRSVASLAFRAQIGPPPPQQRRQQPMTLSGPGGAARPATRARPSREDAVVAGLGGGAATATRRMVTNRGDEAPRPRAPVSVDREPGRNDPCPCGSGKKYKKCHGAVI